In Magnetococcales bacterium, a genomic segment contains:
- a CDS encoding methionine adenosyltransferase — protein sequence MSRNYLFTSESVSEGHPDKMADRISDGILDALLEQDPKSRVACETMITTGMAIIAGEITTRAVIDYPATVREAIKEIGYNSTEKMGFDYASCAVLVSLDKQSPDIAQGVNEGQGLDLDQGAGDQGLMFGFACNETPQLMPAPIHYAHRIMERQARVRKEGKLSWLRPDAKSQVTIRYEEGKPVAIDTVVVSTQHDPDIAHERLKEAVIEEIIKPELPPHLLKGSVTYHVNPTGRFVIGGPVGDCGLTGRKIIVDTYGGAGYHGGGAFSGKDPSKVDRSSAYMGRYIAKNIVASGVADRCEVQVAYAIGVAKPVSMMVNTFGTGKIADENIEALIREHFDLRPKAIIQTLNLLRPIYRKTAAYGHFGRELPEFYWERTDKAAAIRQSSGL from the coding sequence ATGAGCAGGAACTATCTTTTTACCTCCGAATCGGTTTCGGAAGGGCATCCCGACAAAATGGCCGACAGAATTTCCGACGGCATTCTCGATGCCCTCCTGGAACAGGATCCCAAAAGCAGGGTTGCCTGCGAAACCATGATCACCACCGGCATGGCCATCATCGCCGGTGAAATCACCACCCGGGCGGTCATCGACTACCCGGCGACGGTGCGGGAGGCCATCAAGGAGATCGGTTACAACTCGACCGAAAAGATGGGGTTCGATTACGCCTCGTGCGCCGTGCTGGTCAGTCTGGACAAACAATCACCCGACATTGCCCAGGGCGTCAACGAGGGCCAGGGGCTGGATCTGGACCAGGGGGCCGGGGATCAGGGATTGATGTTCGGTTTTGCCTGCAACGAAACCCCGCAACTCATGCCCGCCCCGATCCACTACGCCCACCGGATCATGGAACGCCAGGCGCGGGTCCGCAAGGAGGGAAAACTTTCCTGGCTCAGGCCCGATGCCAAATCCCAGGTCACCATCCGCTATGAAGAAGGCAAACCGGTAGCCATCGATACCGTCGTCGTCTCGACGCAGCACGATCCCGATATTGCCCATGAACGCCTGAAGGAAGCGGTCATCGAGGAGATCATCAAACCGGAACTTCCACCCCACCTCCTCAAGGGATCGGTCACCTACCATGTCAATCCAACCGGACGGTTCGTCATCGGCGGTCCCGTGGGCGACTGCGGCCTGACCGGACGCAAGATTATCGTCGATACCTATGGCGGAGCCGGCTACCATGGCGGCGGCGCCTTTTCCGGCAAGGATCCATCCAAGGTCGATCGCTCCTCCGCCTACATGGGACGTTACATCGCCAAAAACATTGTCGCCTCGGGCGTGGCGGACCGTTGCGAGGTCCAGGTTGCCTATGCCATCGGCGTCGCCAAACCGGTCTCGATGATGGTCAACACCTTCGGCACCGGCAAAATCGCCGATGAAAACATCGAGGCATTGATCCGCGAACATTTCGACCTGCGCCCGAAAGCCATCATTCAAACCTTGAACCTTTTGCGCCCCATCTACCGCAAAACCGCCGCCTACGGCCATTTTGGCCGCGAGTTGCCAGAATTTTATTGGGAAAGGACCGACAAGGCCGCAGCCATCCGCCAATCATCGGGTCTTTAG
- the rapZ gene encoding RNase adapter RapZ, protein MNPEKQISHLVILTGCSGAGISSSLKHLQDMGFSWMDNPPPEGILSLIEHSRAAPDTAKRWAIGLHWHEGYDIASLKSILETLSHKTRRMELVFLEAKPEVLVSRYRETRRRHPMAENRTVSEAVLKEINGLQPLRAMANTILDTSKTTLPEHKERLQRLFETKTSANLIIVLRSFGFKYGINTDADMVLDARFLPNPYYLPELRDLTGLEAPVQAFLAQDGDVQSFLDRLVELFAYLLPRYEMEKKHYFTIDIGCTGGHHRSVFLVRQLSQRLDSMGYQVLVRHRELER, encoded by the coding sequence ATGAATCCGGAGAAACAAATCAGCCATCTGGTGATCCTGACCGGTTGTTCCGGGGCGGGAATCTCCAGTTCCCTGAAACATCTTCAGGATATGGGTTTTTCGTGGATGGACAATCCTCCGCCCGAAGGCATCCTCTCCCTGATCGAACACAGCCGCGCCGCGCCGGACACTGCAAAACGATGGGCCATCGGGTTGCATTGGCATGAAGGATACGACATCGCATCATTGAAATCGATCCTCGAAACCCTTTCCCACAAAACACGGCGAATGGAACTGGTCTTTCTCGAAGCCAAACCCGAAGTGTTGGTTTCGCGCTATCGCGAAACACGCCGCAGGCATCCCATGGCCGAAAATCGTACCGTAAGCGAGGCAGTCCTGAAAGAAATAAATGGTTTGCAACCACTTCGGGCGATGGCGAACACAATCCTGGATACTTCCAAAACCACTCTGCCCGAACACAAGGAACGGCTGCAACGTCTTTTCGAGACAAAAACCTCCGCGAATCTAATCATCGTCCTGCGCTCCTTCGGCTTCAAGTACGGCATCAATACCGACGCCGATATGGTCCTGGATGCGCGTTTTCTTCCCAATCCCTACTACCTCCCCGAACTCAGAGACCTGACCGGACTGGAGGCCCCCGTCCAGGCGTTCCTCGCCCAGGATGGCGACGTCCAATCCTTCCTCGATCGTCTCGTGGAATTGTTCGCCTACCTCCTGCCACGCTACGAAATGGAGAAAAAACACTATTTTACCATCGATATCGGATGCACCGGCGGCCACCATCGATCGGTATTCCTGGTGCGGCAATTGTCACAACGACTTGATTCCATGGGGTATCAGGTATTGGTGCGCCACCGGGAACTGGAACGGTAA